The genome window GGGGGTTCATTTTTCAGTGCCCAGTTGTTTTTGGAGCTCAGCCGTGTCTTTGGTGGATGGTCAGGAGTCAGCCTGATAGGGTGGCCGAGTCTCTTCTGTGACAAGCATTAGGACTGGTTTGTCTTCCAGGTGTATTTAGACTTTTCCTCCAGGCTTTGCAAATGTTGGCGGTAACCACAGTGGCCACAGTGGTGGTGAGGCCAGGCCACTGGACTGGGGGTCAGACACACCTTGTTCTGAATCCTGGTCCCCCAGGGAGGCAAGAACGTCTCCTCTCTGGCTCTTCAGTTTCCCCCTCGTTAACATGCATGCACGAGAGAGCTGAGGCCCGTGCAGGGTGAATTATTGGAGGCTTAGTGGCGCTTATGTTAACAGCTACCAAAGGGGACAGCAAGTTCTAACAGCACGTGCTTCTGGGTGCCACTGGCCTCATGGGTATGTTACCCTTAAGGagattctttttctgtctggcatGGGGTGGGGAACCTCACAGGTTCCCAGCAGTAAGGATTTCCTGAGCTGGAGTGAACCAGCACTATGGGGCACTTCATAatagatcaataaaaataaaaaaaggcggggggagaaaaaaagaaaaagaaaaggtgctCAAATGACCAAGCTTCCTGGTCTGGGATCTGCTGCCAGCCTGCCGCAGGCCCGAGGCACCTTCTGTGGCTGTGTTTTTGTCAGTGACAGGGGTGTTGCGTTTTTGCAAGCATCAGCTCTTGTCCTGCCCTGGGTGAAGTGTGGCCCCTGGCTCCTCCCTGCATTCACACTTACCAGGCAGATGAGCAACAAGCATGTCAGAAGGGCCATGAGGAGACCAGACAGAGAGGCAGGAGCGCTGTGCTTAGCTGGGGACTGGGGAGGGCCACCCAGAAGAAGCGACTTGTCAGGTGGGACCTGAAGAGTCACCAGGATCCTTGCAAGCGAGGGGAGCAAGGGGCAGCGCGGACTGTGTAGGTACTCAGGGAAAGGTCGGCGAGGTCCCATATAGAAAGTATGCTCAGTTATCCCTGGAGGACCTAAGGTCCAAGCCCCACTGCGGTGCGAGGGGGCCCACAAGCATGGCAACCTCAGCAGCTTTCCCAGTTTGGCTGAGCTGCTGTGAAGACTTCCTGTGTGAATGTGGGCAGCTTTTGGAGACAGGATTTCCCTGAGCGCCACGGCCCCAACTCCAGCCTTCTCTGACTTGACCCCAAGCTTGTTTAGGGTTCCCTTCAGAGACGTGGGGAGATGGCTGGAACAGAGGAAGACAGAGGTGGCAGGCGTGACACAGGCGGGCCTGGTGGGAGTGACGTGGGGAGAGCAGAGGGTCAGCTCTCCAGGGGGCGCCCACATGTGTGTTTACAGGGCCTCCCGCCTGGACAGAGGACACCATTCAGACCTACCGCCTCTCCAGGGAGCCTTTCCGTGCCTGTGGTCTCATGtgtcctctgcctcctctccctcttcttcctcctcgcAGCACCTCCTGtcaaagggaaaaggaagcagTCAGAGGGGGGTGACACCCTAGACCCACCTGTGTCCCCTCAACCTGATGGTGAGGACAGCAGCAGCCAGAGCCCCATCCAGCTGGAGGTGAGTTGGGCAATCCCCCAGGGATCGCTCCTGGTGAACTTGGAGACCCCAAGCTCTCAGGAGGGAGGTTTGTTCCCTCCCACATCCTGCAGTGCCAGGAGAGGGTCCTGGCCGCGTCCTGCGTCCTGCTGGGAGGTGTGGGAGTCGTGGGAACCACAGGCAGGAGGGCCTGCCctccccagggcagggctggcagaCTTCACTTTCATGGCTGAGCCTTTTATCAAACAAAGATTACCAGGAAGCCTGATCAGATGAGACCAATAGAAGCACCGTTCTGTGATGCAGAACTGCACACAGCCAGCCGCCTGTGGACAGGAAAGTCACTCTGTGAGGCCCACGAGGCCGCTGGGCTGAGCACAGTCCGAAGAGGAGCCATGGGTGACACGGCAGAGCAGTGTCATTTTGGCCGTTTGCTTGGGTGGCACAGTCTGGAGTCACAATCCCACTTTATGTAGACAAGTAGTCGCAGGCGGTCACAGTGCTTAAGGGCCTGCGTGGAGGTCAGAGAAGAGGAACAAAAGTGCAAGTTCATGTGAAGAGCGGCAGTTGTCGCCTTACTTCTGAGGCcggccccagcccagggcctcagTCTCCAGTATGTTACAGTGTCGTAGGGAACGTGAGCGTGCGTGTTTATTGTCAGCAGAGGTTGGATAAGTCAAAAAATTGCTGACACGGCACTTGAGTAGACTATTTAGGGAACCCAGGGCTCTCTGAGCTGTTCTTGGCCCAGATGGTTCCATCCTTCTGGTGTTTGGGGCCTCCCAGCCGGGGCCTGGGAGCTGTCTGTCCCCCGAGCCCTCAGCCCCAGCCCGACCACCCCCTCTGCCCTGAACCCCCAGCCAGATGAGCAGCATCCATAAAACTGCCTGTCTGGTAGCAGAAACCGAAGCCCCGTGTGTCCGGCAAGTGGACCAGGAGCCCAGGACACGCTCAGCTCCCTGAGTTCAGCACTCAGATGGGCGGGTCAGGGAGGCAGGCTGCCATGTCAAAGGTTCGGTGGGCGCAGGCCCGGCCGAGCGGCCCCCCAGTGCCAGGAAGCACCGAGCACTTTTGTTCCTTCAGCTTTGAGCACAGGGTACACCGAGCCTGCCACCAGGACTCACAGTCTGGTGGGGGAGTTGAGACACAGGTGTCACAGATGTAGAGCACGATAAAGAAGTGATCTGCGCCTGGAGAGGCCCGGGGAAGGCGCGGGGCTGCTCCTATGGCCGTCTCTGGGGCCAGGCTGCTGTGGACCCGACCTGGGGTCCTGGGCACTAACAGGTGACAACTGTGTCTTTCTGATGCCAGGACAACACTCTAGGCCAGAGCAGTAGACTGGGTGCTGGAGACCTGCTCCCTCCTGGGGAGCCTGGGGTGGAGGGTCATACACCTCATGCCTCCCCAGCCAGTGGCACTGCCTGCCCCCTGCCACCCAGCAGCTGGGGGCTGCTCCCAATGCCTCCTGTTCTTTCCCCAGGACCCCCCTGAGGCAGGCGGGGAGCGGGAGGAGGAACAGGCCTTCCTGGTCAGCCTCTACAAGTTCATGAAGGAGCGACACACGCCCATCGAGAGGGTGCCCCATCTTGGCTTCAAGCAGAGTGCGTCCCTGGGGTGCAGGCAGGGAGGGGGGCCCAGCAGGGGACCCCACCAAGCAGGGTACTGGGGCAGGCACCTATGCTCTGGGTGACCCTGACACCAGCCCACAGGGGTTGCACATAGAAACGGTATCCCCTTCCAGGTACTGGGCTGGCAGCGGGCGGGGCTGGATTTCCATCCTCACCGGTCCCTGGGCCACCAGTGCATGGGGCCCAGCCTGCCATCCATTGCAGTGGCCCTGGTTCTGAGCGCACCTGACAGGACCATGGAAACAGGCTGCTTGCTGGCTGCACCGTCCTCCCACAGACTGACAGCGGACCTGCCCTCTCTTTTGCAGTTAACCTGTGGAAGATCTACAAGGCAGTGGAGAAGCTGGGGGCCTATGAGATGGTAAGGAAGGCAGCTGAGTCTGCACTGTGCTGCGTTTCCCTGTGCATCCCCACTGGgcccagggaggctggggaagAGAATGAGCCCAATGGGGCTGCCCTGGCCTCCAgacaggaggtgggggaggggccggccTTGCCCGCTGGTACTTTGCTGCTCAAAGCAagttttcctctcttccccatcTGTTCTGCCTGCCCTGGATTGGGAAAGCTGCTTGGGCCAGCAGTCCGGTGGCCGTGGAGAGGGAGAACTGGCCCACCGCCAGATGAGCCCCCTCCAACCTCCCCGGCCCCACTGCTGGAGAAACAGCTGTAAAACTGCCAGCCCTGCTGAGCAGGGACCCTGCCGCTAGGGGGTGCGCCCTCACGTGGTGCCGTTGCAGGTGACCGGCCGCCGCCTCTGGAAGAACGTGTACGACGAGCTGGGGGGCAGCCCGGGCAGCACCAGTGCGGCCACGTGCACGCGCCGCCACTACGAGAGGTGCGGCTAGGGGCCAGGTTACAGGACACCTCGACCCTCACCTCCCAGGGGTGGGCAGAGCTGCAAAGGGGCTGGGAGTAGTTTGTGGGAGAATATACATGAGTGTACAGGGGTGGGGCGGGATGAGCGATGGGGTGCGGCCGAGCACGATGCTTACCGTGGCCAGAGCGCTGGTGGGGCGGCCAGGCTGCAGGCCTCCTGGACGAGATGAGCGTGGCCCTGGCTGTGGACTGTCGTGCCCTGTCCACAGGGTATCCATGGTTGCAGGGAGGAGGCGGGAGGGGCAGCTGTGCCTGCAGGGAGGAGGCGTGAGGGGCAGCTGTGCCTGCCAGCTGGGCCTCCTGTGGACATGCGGCTCCTCCTCAGGCTGGTCCTCCCGTATGTGCGGCACCTGAAGGGCGAGGATGACAAGCCGCTGCCCCCCTCCAAGCCTAGGAAGCAATACAAGATGGCCAAGGAGCCTCGGGGAGATGACAGGGCTGCTGAGAGGCCAAAGAAGGCCAAGGAGGAAAAGCCGGTGGGCCAGGTAAGTGCCAAGCCCAGCCAGGCCGCCAGCTGACCCTGGGCCTCCATCCCCTGCCGCTCATAGCTGCCCCCGCCTGTTGTCACCGCAGCATGGCCACAGAGCTCCCTGCCCAGAGCACTCAGAACCTATTGCGCAAATTGTCTACTATTTGAGGGCCCACGTGGGGTCTGAATGCCAGGCTGCACCCCATTCTCTAGGCCCTGTGTCCTGACACCAGGCTGCGTTCATTCAGAGGACCTTTTGAAAATTTTGCACAAAGGCACTGGAAGGGCTAGCAGAGGCTCCTGGGTACCGACCTGGCCCTGCTGTCACCAGGTCCCCTGGTTAGAATGCATGCCTCATGCCCAGACCTGAGGCCTGGCCTTTTCTCATTCTAGATGATACCAGGAAAGGTGAAGACAGATGTTGAGCTGGCGAGGCCCCCGAGCCAGGATCCCCCCCCCGACGGCATGGAGCAGCTGGGCCCATCCCCTGGGTCCTCTTTGCCCTTCGTGGGTGCCAGCGGCTGTCCTGAGGCCTACAAGCGGCTCCTGTCTAGCTTCTACTGCAAAGGGACACATGGCATCATGTCACCACTGGCCAAAAAGAAGCTCCTGGCCCAGGTGAGCAAGGCAGAGGCCTTGCGATGCCAGGAGGAGGGCTGTCGCCACGGGGCAGGCAGCCCTAATGGGGAGCCCCAGGTGTCCCCAGCTGCTTGCTTCCTGGAGAGTCCTCACAGCCCAGGAGGGCCACCCGAGAACCCCAGGCACCGGCTGGCCCCTCAGGAGGGATCCCAGGCCCCTGGTGGCAGCCTCAGGGAGGAGGCTCAGGCAAGCTCCCACCCACCGGCCCCCATCTTCACGGGCTGTTTCCACGCCTACCCCACCAAGGTGCTGAAGCCCATCAGCCAGCACCCCCGGGACTTCTTCCCTCATCTCAAAGATGGGATGCTCTTGGGGCCCCCTGGCCAAGCGGAGGGGCTGCCAGTCAAAGAGCCACCgctggtgtggggtggggacGTAAACCGCCCCTCTGCGTTCCACAAAGGTGGCTCCAGAAAGGGCAGCCTCTACCCCAAGCCCAAAGCCTGCTGGGTGACCCCCATGGCCAAGGTCCCTGCCGAGAGCCCCATGCCCCTGCCCACCTTCCCTAGCAGCTCGGGCCTCAGCAAGCGCGGCCGGGAGGAAGAGGGCTTTGCCCCTGGTGGCAAAAAAATGCGCGCAGTGTCTCCCTTTCGCAAGGAGATGGACACCAAGGAGTGTGGGGCCAAATCAGTGGGGCCCGGCTTGGCTGTCTCCTGCctgctgggccaggccctggggcctgGCTTCCCGGACGCCTACAGGGGCACCATGCTGCGCTGCCCACTGAACTTTGCCGGCACCCCGGACCCCTTAAAGGGCCAGGCCTCACTCCCCTTCAGCCCCCTAATCATCCCAGCCTTCCCGGCTCACTTCCTGGCCACCACAGCCCCCTCGCCCATGGCCGCTGGCCTGATGCACTTGCCCCCAGCATCCTTCGACAGTGCCCTCCGCCACAGACTCTGCCCGGCCTCGTCAGCATGGCATGTGCCACCTGCCACCACCTATACAGCACCCCGCTTCTCTTTCCACCTCAACACCAAGCTGTAGGTTGGAGCCTACAGCACTGCTGTGCTGTGCTGCGTTCTGGAGGGTCTCGTGTGGCCCGAGGTGGGGGCACTGCCAGGGGGCTCTGCGCCTGAGCCCGTTCCACAGGAGAGCTTGGCTGTGCCCGACACAGGAATGGGCCCTGCCGGGCAGCCTGACGGAGGCTGCGGGAAGACGGGGTTTGTCTCAAGGTAGCAGCCTGCGCCTGGGGGTTGGGGGCCTGGTCGGAAGGCcttgggagggggcagggctcgCAGC of Rhinolophus sinicus isolate RSC01 linkage group LG05, ASM3656204v1, whole genome shotgun sequence contains these proteins:
- the ARID5A gene encoding AT-rich interactive domain-containing protein 5A isoform X1; protein product: MAPPVKGKRKQSEGGDTLDPPVSPQPDGEDSSSQSPIQLEDPPEAGGEREEEQAFLVSLYKFMKERHTPIERVPHLGFKQINLWKIYKAVEKLGAYEMVTGRRLWKNVYDELGGSPGSTSAATCTRRHYERLVLPYVRHLKGEDDKPLPPSKPRKQYKMAKEPRGDDRAAERPKKAKEEKPVGQMIPGKVKTDVELARPPSQDPPPDGMEQLGPSPGSSLPFVGASGCPEAYKRLLSSFYCKGTHGIMSPLAKKKLLAQVSKAEALRCQEEGCRHGAGSPNGEPQVSPAACFLESPHSPGGPPENPRHRLAPQEGSQAPGGSLREEAQASSHPPAPIFTGCFHAYPTKVLKPISQHPRDFFPHLKDGMLLGPPGQAEGLPVKEPPLVWGGDVNRPSAFHKGGSRKGSLYPKPKACWVTPMAKVPAESPMPLPTFPSSSGLSKRGREEEGFAPGGKKMRAVSPFRKEMDTKECGAKSVGPGLAVSCLLGQALGPGFPDAYRGTMLRCPLNFAGTPDPLKGQASLPFSPLIIPAFPAHFLATTAPSPMAAGLMHLPPASFDSALRHRLCPASSAWHVPPATTYTAPRFSFHLNTKL
- the ARID5A gene encoding AT-rich interactive domain-containing protein 5A isoform X3 encodes the protein MKERHTPIERVPHLGFKQINLWKIYKAVEKLGAYEMVTGRRLWKNVYDELGGSPGSTSAATCTRRHYERLVLPYVRHLKGEDDKPLPPSKPRKQYKMAKEPRGDDRAAERPKKAKEEKPVGQMIPGKVKTDVELARPPSQDPPPDGMEQLGPSPGSSLPFVGASGCPEAYKRLLSSFYCKGTHGIMSPLAKKKLLAQVSKAEALRCQEEGCRHGAGSPNGEPQVSPAACFLESPHSPGGPPENPRHRLAPQEGSQAPGGSLREEAQASSHPPAPIFTGCFHAYPTKVLKPISQHPRDFFPHLKDGMLLGPPGQAEGLPVKEPPLVWGGDVNRPSAFHKGGSRKGSLYPKPKACWVTPMAKVPAESPMPLPTFPSSSGLSKRGREEEGFAPGGKKMRAVSPFRKEMDTKECGAKSVGPGLAVSCLLGQALGPGFPDAYRGTMLRCPLNFAGTPDPLKGQASLPFSPLIIPAFPAHFLATTAPSPMAAGLMHLPPASFDSALRHRLCPASSAWHVPPATTYTAPRFSFHLNTKL
- the ARID5A gene encoding AT-rich interactive domain-containing protein 5A isoform X2, with protein sequence MVTGRRLWKNVYDELGGSPGSTSAATCTRRHYERLVLPYVRHLKGEDDKPLPPSKPRKQYKMAKEPRGDDRAAERPKKAKEEKPVGQMIPGKVKTDVELARPPSQDPPPDGMEQLGPSPGSSLPFVGASGCPEAYKRLLSSFYCKGTHGIMSPLAKKKLLAQVSKAEALRCQEEGCRHGAGSPNGEPQVSPAACFLESPHSPGGPPENPRHRLAPQEGSQAPGGSLREEAQASSHPPAPIFTGCFHAYPTKVLKPISQHPRDFFPHLKDGMLLGPPGQAEGLPVKEPPLVWGGDVNRPSAFHKGGSRKGSLYPKPKACWVTPMAKVPAESPMPLPTFPSSSGLSKRGREEEGFAPGGKKMRAVSPFRKEMDTKECGAKSVGPGLAVSCLLGQALGPGFPDAYRGTMLRCPLNFAGTPDPLKGQASLPFSPLIIPAFPAHFLATTAPSPMAAGLMHLPPASFDSALRHRLCPASSAWHVPPATTYTAPRFSFHLNTKL